A window of Hymenobacter aerilatus contains these coding sequences:
- a CDS encoding alpha-amylase family glycosyl hydrolase, producing MPETDLSPAPTSTPTPLQPGMGAIPHEHGTTFRVWAPSADAVALVGPFNDWNHESHPLTHEADGYWAADFADLGPGTEYKFWLDTPTGQLQRNDPYARQVTHSAGNSVVLDPNFDWEDDNFQMPAWNELIVYELHVGTFNAPDPEKPGTFYDVIDKLDYLRDMGINAIEVMPATEFPGGRSWGYNPAHPFALETDYGGPQAFKELVKQAHRHGIAIILDVVYNHFGPGDLDLWQFDGWSENNGGGIYFYNDWRAVTPWGHNRPDYGRDAVRYYIRDNALMWLEDYRVDGLRADSISHIRNVDGSEDPTRDLPDGWSLMRWINEEIRQRMPWKITIAEDLLGNDYITRMPEDGGQGFSTQWDSAFVYPIRHAITAYSDEERDMHAVAAAITKVYNGDAFQRVIYTESHDEVANGKSRVTEEIMPGNAHTWFPKKRATLGAALVFTAPGIPMVFQGQAMLADGFFSDDQPLNWEHAEVHSGLVQLYRDMAALRRNFHGNTRGLMGQYVDVFHLNNENKVIAFARRDQGGPGDTTIVIANFANQCHENYTIGLPRSGNWHVRFNSDWQGYDEEFGNFESVGTQAEEGVYDDQPYHGTFGLAPYAVLIISQDPQ from the coding sequence ATGCCTGAAACTGACCTTTCTCCCGCCCCTACCTCTACACCTACCCCCCTACAGCCCGGCATGGGCGCTATTCCGCACGAACACGGCACCACCTTCCGGGTGTGGGCCCCTTCGGCCGACGCCGTAGCGCTGGTAGGCCCCTTCAACGACTGGAACCACGAGTCGCACCCGCTTACCCACGAAGCTGATGGCTACTGGGCTGCTGATTTTGCCGACCTTGGCCCCGGTACGGAATACAAATTTTGGCTGGATACGCCCACCGGCCAGCTACAGCGCAACGACCCTTACGCCCGCCAGGTAACACACTCGGCCGGCAACTCGGTGGTGCTCGACCCCAATTTCGATTGGGAAGACGATAATTTCCAGATGCCTGCCTGGAACGAGCTGATTGTGTATGAGCTGCACGTGGGCACCTTCAACGCCCCCGATCCCGAGAAACCCGGCACGTTCTACGACGTGATTGACAAGCTGGATTACCTGCGCGATATGGGCATCAACGCCATTGAGGTGATGCCCGCCACGGAGTTTCCCGGCGGCCGCTCTTGGGGCTACAATCCCGCCCATCCGTTTGCTCTCGAAACCGATTATGGTGGACCGCAAGCCTTTAAAGAATTGGTGAAGCAGGCCCACCGCCACGGCATTGCTATTATTCTGGATGTGGTATACAACCACTTTGGTCCCGGCGACCTGGACCTCTGGCAGTTTGATGGCTGGTCGGAAAATAACGGCGGCGGTATTTACTTCTACAACGACTGGCGCGCCGTAACGCCCTGGGGCCACAATCGTCCCGACTACGGCCGCGACGCCGTGCGCTACTACATCCGCGACAACGCCCTGATGTGGCTGGAAGATTATCGTGTGGATGGCCTGCGCGCCGACTCTATCTCCCACATTCGCAACGTGGATGGCTCCGAGGACCCTACCCGTGACCTACCCGATGGCTGGTCGCTGATGCGCTGGATCAACGAGGAAATCCGACAGCGCATGCCCTGGAAGATTACCATTGCCGAGGATTTGCTGGGCAACGACTACATCACCCGCATGCCCGAAGACGGCGGCCAGGGCTTCTCCACGCAGTGGGATTCGGCCTTTGTCTACCCCATTCGGCACGCCATCACGGCCTACTCCGATGAGGAGCGTGACATGCACGCGGTGGCAGCAGCCATCACGAAAGTGTACAACGGCGACGCCTTCCAGCGCGTGATCTACACTGAGTCGCACGACGAAGTAGCCAACGGCAAATCGCGCGTAACGGAGGAGATTATGCCCGGCAACGCCCACACGTGGTTCCCGAAAAAGCGGGCTACTCTGGGCGCCGCGCTGGTGTTCACGGCGCCGGGCATTCCGATGGTGTTTCAGGGGCAGGCCATGCTGGCCGATGGTTTCTTTTCTGACGACCAACCCCTGAACTGGGAGCACGCCGAAGTGCATAGCGGCCTAGTGCAGCTCTACCGCGATATGGCGGCACTCCGACGCAACTTCCACGGCAACACGCGCGGCCTGATGGGCCAATACGTGGACGTATTTCACCTCAACAACGAGAACAAAGTCATTGCCTTTGCCCGCCGCGACCAGGGCGGCCCCGGCGATACCACTATCGTCATTGCCAACTTTGCTAACCAATGCCACGAGAACTATACCATTGGCCTACCCCGCAGCGGCAACTGGCACGTGCGTTTCAACTCCGATTGGCAAGGCTACGACGAAGAGTTCGGCAACTTTGAGAGCGTAGGCACCCAGGCCGAAGAAGGCGTGTACGACGACCAGCCCTACCACGGCACGTTTGGTTTGGCGCCCTACGCCGTACTTATCATCTCACAAGACCCGCAATAA
- a CDS encoding DUF421 domain-containing protein, whose translation MEKEQIKLSDWQRLLFGDAPVEFTLEVVGRTLFTYVVLLLILRWLGKRMHAQLTVTEMAVMVTLGGIVSVAMQVPDRGLLPSVLVLLGCLLLQRGSNWLAFKSRRAEVVLQGDVVALVKDGVLQLPTLQHYRISREELFAQLRASEVWQLGEVARAYLEANGTFSVFTHDEPVPGLSLLPEADAALRATSDATQRQACARCGTLSQPTDHTGGHCRNCQSTHWEAAVC comes from the coding sequence ATGGAGAAAGAACAAATTAAGCTCAGCGACTGGCAGCGCCTGCTTTTCGGGGACGCGCCGGTTGAGTTTACCTTAGAGGTGGTGGGTCGCACCCTGTTCACCTACGTGGTGCTGTTACTAATTTTGCGCTGGCTAGGCAAGCGCATGCATGCGCAGCTCACCGTGACGGAAATGGCCGTAATGGTGACACTCGGCGGCATTGTGTCGGTGGCCATGCAGGTGCCCGATCGAGGCCTGCTGCCTAGTGTGCTGGTATTGCTAGGCTGCCTGCTCCTGCAACGGGGTAGCAACTGGCTGGCCTTCAAGTCGCGGCGGGCCGAGGTGGTGCTGCAGGGCGACGTGGTGGCCTTAGTGAAAGATGGGGTATTGCAGCTGCCTACCTTGCAACACTACCGTATCTCCCGCGAGGAGTTATTTGCGCAGTTGCGCGCCAGTGAGGTGTGGCAGCTGGGCGAGGTAGCGCGAGCGTACCTGGAAGCCAATGGCACCTTCAGCGTGTTCACACACGACGAGCCGGTGCCGGGCCTGTCGCTGCTGCCTGAGGCTGATGCCGCGCTACGCGCTACCTCCGATGCCACTCAGCGCCAGGCCTGCGCACGCTGTGGTACCCTGTCCCAGCCCACCGACCACACGGGGGGCCACTGCCGCAACTGCCAGTCTACGCACTGGGAAGCGGCTGTGTGCTAA
- a CDS encoding DUF6960 family protein, with product MPRLKPVVYGLYGWTPAYGYRYIHPANRRTFEWLEPVGKLFEKIDETDEWLLLRYDEQQFKVSPELFKELYGRPAFSFGDLVEEVNPPAGRAAHRGLISDVFWDEATDRATYQLVERKRKVRQVFEADELRLV from the coding sequence GTGCCCCGACTCAAACCCGTGGTATACGGCCTCTATGGCTGGACGCCCGCCTACGGCTACCGCTACATTCATCCCGCCAACCGCCGCACCTTTGAGTGGCTGGAACCGGTGGGCAAGCTGTTCGAAAAAATCGACGAAACCGACGAGTGGCTGCTGCTGCGCTACGACGAACAGCAATTCAAAGTCAGCCCCGAGCTGTTCAAAGAGCTGTACGGCCGCCCCGCCTTCAGTTTCGGTGATTTGGTGGAGGAAGTGAATCCGCCCGCCGGCCGTGCCGCCCACCGCGGCCTTATCTCCGACGTGTTTTGGGACGAAGCTACCGACCGCGCTACCTACCAGCTGGTGGAGCGCAAGCGCAAAGTGCGGCAGGTGTTTGAGGCCGACGAGTTGCGGTTGGTGTAG
- a CDS encoding PAS domain-containing sensor histidine kinase — protein sequence MINPSAFLQTMVEEMPHIFFIYQVNTRQVVYATPACEQLLGVAPAQATEQLPELLSRLHPDDQPYLARCWNLWVRGHLHDELQFRVRRADAPDQWQMLVLNPHSQQHAEDGILLGGFLRDVTTEQDILENAHKFNAKKNATLEILSHDLAGPLALAQQISEAMQAQVLPLGDAKLTEALGIMQTISQDSVNLIRDFVDNEFMTSANVDLKLDRVDLVWRLNLTMEEYQRSEAQLNKQFIFLPASAPIYVNLDENKFLQVLNNLISNAIKFTHDGGHITVRVEQQQGQVLLTVQDDGIGIAPELQPVLFERFTKARRQGLRGEKTTGLGMSIIKTIVELHRGQIWLESAENQGTTFYITLPASDF from the coding sequence ATGATAAATCCGTCGGCTTTTCTACAGACTATGGTGGAGGAGATGCCGCACATCTTCTTCATCTATCAGGTGAATACCAGACAGGTGGTATACGCTACCCCCGCCTGTGAGCAGCTACTAGGGGTAGCACCCGCACAAGCCACCGAGCAACTGCCGGAGCTACTGAGTCGGCTGCACCCCGACGACCAACCCTATCTAGCTCGGTGCTGGAACCTGTGGGTGCGCGGACATTTGCACGACGAACTGCAATTTCGCGTGCGCCGCGCTGACGCGCCTGATCAGTGGCAGATGCTGGTCCTGAACCCGCATAGCCAACAACATGCGGAGGATGGAATACTGCTTGGCGGCTTCCTGCGAGATGTTACGACGGAGCAGGATATCTTGGAAAACGCGCACAAGTTCAACGCCAAGAAAAACGCCACACTGGAAATTCTTTCGCATGATTTGGCGGGGCCTTTGGCGCTGGCACAGCAAATCAGCGAAGCGATGCAAGCACAGGTGCTACCCCTGGGCGACGCCAAACTCACGGAGGCGCTGGGCATTATGCAGACGATCAGCCAAGACAGCGTGAACCTTATCCGCGACTTCGTGGATAACGAGTTTATGACTTCTGCCAATGTGGATTTGAAGCTGGACCGGGTAGACTTGGTGTGGCGTTTGAACCTGACAATGGAAGAATATCAGCGCTCGGAGGCACAGCTCAACAAGCAGTTTATCTTCCTGCCCGCTTCGGCCCCCATCTACGTCAACCTCGACGAAAATAAGTTTCTGCAAGTGCTGAACAATCTGATCAGCAATGCCATTAAGTTTACGCACGATGGTGGTCATATCACCGTACGTGTAGAGCAGCAGCAGGGCCAGGTACTCCTAACGGTGCAGGACGACGGCATTGGCATTGCGCCGGAATTACAGCCAGTGCTGTTTGAGCGCTTTACTAAGGCGCGCCGGCAGGGGTTGCGGGGCGAGAAAACCACGGGCCTGGGCATGTCTATCATTAAAACGATTGTAGAGCTGCACCGCGGCCAAATCTGGTTGGAAAGCGCCGAAAACCAGGGCACCACGTTCTACATCACGCTTCCCGCGTCTGATTTTTAA
- a CDS encoding SDR family oxidoreductase, producing the protein MENKPTSLPPQAQDQQPGLETEMTPQPEYIRANYKGSEKLQDKVALITGGDSGIGRAVAIHFAREGADVAITYKPEEEQDAYDTRQLVEAEGRRCLTLAGDLRDKQFCEDIVQRTIDELGKLNIVISNAAEQFVSTDVSELPNEQFEDTFKVNFFPMVYVVKAALPHLHEGDSIIATSSINAYKGNEQLVDYTSTKGAITAYIRSISQQLADKKIRANTVAPGPIWTPLIPASFPPDKVAKFGQDTTMKRPGQPSEVAPAYVFLASEDSSYITGQAIHPNGGSVLNT; encoded by the coding sequence ATGGAAAACAAACCAACCTCCCTACCCCCGCAGGCCCAGGACCAACAGCCCGGCCTGGAAACCGAAATGACTCCGCAGCCGGAATACATCCGTGCTAACTACAAAGGCAGCGAAAAACTACAAGATAAAGTAGCCCTGATTACGGGGGGCGACTCCGGTATTGGCCGGGCTGTGGCCATCCATTTTGCCCGCGAAGGCGCCGACGTGGCCATCACCTATAAGCCCGAAGAAGAGCAGGATGCCTACGACACGCGCCAGCTGGTAGAAGCCGAAGGCCGCCGCTGCCTCACACTGGCCGGCGACCTGCGCGACAAGCAATTCTGCGAAGACATTGTGCAGCGCACCATCGATGAGCTGGGCAAGCTGAACATTGTGATCAGCAACGCCGCCGAGCAGTTTGTGAGTACAGATGTATCGGAACTGCCCAACGAGCAATTCGAGGACACCTTCAAGGTGAATTTCTTCCCGATGGTATACGTGGTGAAAGCCGCCTTGCCGCACCTGCACGAAGGCGACTCCATTATTGCTACTTCCTCGATAAACGCCTATAAAGGCAATGAGCAACTAGTGGATTACACCTCCACTAAAGGTGCCATTACAGCCTACATTCGCTCCATTTCGCAGCAACTGGCCGATAAGAAAATACGCGCCAACACCGTAGCGCCCGGCCCCATCTGGACTCCACTGATTCCAGCCAGTTTCCCACCCGATAAAGTGGCCAAGTTTGGGCAGGACACTACTATGAAGCGCCCTGGACAGCCTTCGGAAGTAGCTCCAGCCTACGTATTCCTGGCCTCGGAAGACTCCTCGTATATCACGGGGCAGGCCATCCATCCCAATGGAGGCTCAGTGTTAAATACCTAA
- a CDS encoding YfcC family protein yields MKKNLRFPHPLVLLLGFILLALLLSYLLPAGVFDRLPDPATGREVVVPGSYHHVPSTPVNPLAAIVDIPKGMADAASVIFFVFLTGGAFTVVDQTGALRHGVDWLLVRLRGREALVIPIVSLLFATMGALENMQEEIIPLVPVLLVLMRRLGYPSITAAAVSLGAAAVGAAFSPLNPFQVGIAQKLAQLPLLSGAGFRLVFLAGALLIWIGGTMRFARRHRQEPVVEVAAEEAALTETSHGRHGLVLALLLGAFGVFTYGVLRLGWEFEQMGALFFGLGVAAGLLGGLGLNGTAEAFIAGFRDLAFSALLIGFARAIFVVLEQGQVVDTIVNSLSAPLAHLPVTLSAVGMMVVHTALHLPVPSVSGQAVLTMPILTPLSDLLGLPRQVTVLAYQYGAGLCELITPTNGALMAIVAACGVRFDTWWRFALPLYLLLLALGVVAVVVGIAVGLG; encoded by the coding sequence ATGAAAAAAAACCTCCGTTTTCCGCATCCGTTGGTGCTGCTGCTTGGCTTTATTTTATTGGCTCTGCTACTAAGCTACCTACTGCCGGCCGGTGTATTCGACCGGCTGCCCGACCCCGCTACGGGTAGGGAGGTAGTGGTGCCGGGCTCCTACCACCACGTGCCGTCTACGCCGGTCAATCCGCTGGCCGCAATTGTGGACATTCCGAAGGGAATGGCCGACGCAGCCAGCGTAATTTTCTTTGTGTTCCTGACGGGCGGCGCCTTCACAGTAGTGGACCAGACGGGCGCGCTGCGCCATGGGGTAGACTGGCTTTTGGTGCGGCTGCGCGGACGCGAGGCGCTGGTTATTCCCATCGTGTCGCTGCTGTTCGCGACTATGGGCGCCCTCGAGAATATGCAGGAGGAAATCATTCCGCTGGTGCCGGTTTTGCTGGTGCTGATGCGCCGCCTGGGCTACCCCTCCATCACGGCCGCAGCCGTCAGTCTGGGCGCCGCCGCCGTGGGGGCCGCGTTCAGCCCGCTTAATCCATTTCAGGTGGGTATTGCGCAAAAGCTGGCGCAACTGCCGCTGCTATCTGGGGCCGGATTTCGGCTGGTGTTTCTGGCCGGTGCACTGCTGATTTGGATTGGCGGCACCATGCGCTTTGCCCGGCGCCACCGCCAGGAACCCGTGGTGGAGGTGGCCGCCGAAGAAGCCGCATTGACCGAAACCAGCCACGGCCGGCACGGCTTGGTGCTGGCGCTGCTGCTGGGTGCGTTTGGCGTTTTCACCTACGGTGTGCTGCGGTTGGGCTGGGAGTTTGAGCAAATGGGCGCTTTGTTTTTTGGGCTGGGGGTAGCCGCTGGTCTGCTAGGCGGGCTGGGCCTCAATGGCACCGCCGAGGCCTTCATTGCAGGCTTCCGCGACCTAGCTTTCTCAGCGCTGCTGATTGGGTTTGCGCGGGCCATTTTTGTGGTGTTGGAGCAAGGACAGGTGGTGGATACCATCGTCAACAGCCTCTCGGCGCCGCTGGCGCACCTGCCGGTTACGCTTTCGGCCGTGGGCATGATGGTCGTGCACACGGCCCTGCACCTACCGGTGCCCTCGGTGAGCGGGCAGGCGGTACTTACCATGCCCATCCTCACGCCCCTTTCCGATTTGCTGGGCCTACCCCGGCAGGTAACGGTGCTGGCCTACCAATACGGCGCCGGCCTGTGCGAGCTGATTACGCCCACCAATGGCGCTCTGATGGCCATAGTGGCCGCCTGTGGGGTGCGCTTTGATACATGGTGGCGCTTTGCCCTACCCCTCTACCTCCTGCTGCTGGCGCTGGGCGTGGTGGCCGTGGTGGTGGGCATTGCCGTGGGACTGGGCTAA
- a CDS encoding glycosyltransferase family 39 protein: MPKRFVPLLFALLKFAAGFLLGSPAYDLHRDEYLYLDHGRHLAWGYLEVPPLLAAQAWLTHALGGGYFWVKFWPFLWGALTVYLVCRLAQRLGGGWFAAALAGSCYLATAYTRLNFLFQPNSFEVVAFTACLYWLVVYWQPERSQYLYYVGVGVGLSLLNKYTTFFFVAALVGALLLTPQRRLLLNRHAWAAAGVALLLWLPNLLWQLRHGIPFLHHMRELHDTQLVHMSAADFWKEQLVMCLPALWVWVPGLLALLLYPPFRPYRAVGLTSVLGLLLLTVLHGKGYYALGYYPVLFGFGAVLWARWLARFRYHRYVQPVLVALPVLITLPVLPLLYPLYAPAPMQAISARYSGLGVTRWEDGRQHALPQDYADMLGWRELADKTWQAYQALPAATRARTLIKCSNYGQAGAINYYNRHRNMPPAQSFNGSYLFWFPQQLQGYQYIINIDDEPDDLTAYFTSYQRVAAVQNPYAREQGTAIMVGADPTPVLLTRVRQEHQAALEVWEGATVK; the protein is encoded by the coding sequence ATGCCAAAACGCTTTGTTCCGCTGCTGTTTGCGCTACTGAAATTTGCAGCGGGTTTTCTGCTGGGCAGCCCCGCCTACGACTTGCACCGCGACGAGTACCTCTACCTCGACCACGGCCGCCACCTGGCTTGGGGCTACTTGGAGGTGCCGCCCTTGCTAGCGGCCCAGGCCTGGCTGACGCACGCGCTAGGCGGTGGCTATTTCTGGGTGAAGTTCTGGCCCTTTCTATGGGGCGCCCTCACGGTGTACCTGGTGTGCCGGCTGGCGCAGCGGCTCGGGGGCGGCTGGTTTGCGGCGGCACTGGCCGGCAGTTGCTACCTGGCCACAGCCTACACCCGCCTGAACTTCCTGTTTCAGCCCAACTCGTTTGAGGTGGTGGCATTTACGGCCTGCCTCTACTGGCTGGTGGTGTATTGGCAACCCGAGCGCTCACAGTATTTGTACTACGTGGGGGTAGGGGTAGGGCTGAGCTTGCTGAACAAGTACACCACGTTCTTCTTTGTAGCGGCGCTGGTGGGCGCGTTGCTCCTCACGCCACAACGCCGCCTGCTTCTTAACCGGCACGCGTGGGCGGCAGCCGGGGTAGCACTGCTGTTGTGGCTGCCCAATCTGCTCTGGCAGCTACGCCACGGCATTCCATTTCTGCATCACATGCGCGAGCTGCACGACACCCAACTGGTGCACATGTCGGCCGCCGATTTCTGGAAAGAGCAGTTGGTGATGTGCCTGCCCGCCTTGTGGGTGTGGGTGCCGGGGCTGCTGGCGCTGCTGCTGTACCCGCCGTTTCGGCCCTACCGCGCTGTGGGGCTCACCAGTGTGTTGGGCTTGCTACTGCTCACGGTGCTACACGGCAAGGGCTACTACGCACTGGGCTACTACCCGGTGCTGTTCGGCTTCGGGGCGGTGCTGTGGGCGCGGTGGCTGGCGCGGTTTCGCTACCACCGTTACGTGCAGCCGGTGCTGGTGGCACTACCGGTGCTAATTACGCTGCCCGTACTGCCACTGCTGTATCCACTCTACGCGCCTGCTCCAATGCAGGCCATCAGTGCCCGGTACAGCGGCCTGGGCGTGACGCGCTGGGAAGACGGCCGCCAGCACGCCCTACCCCAAGACTACGCCGATATGCTGGGCTGGCGCGAGCTAGCCGATAAAACCTGGCAAGCCTACCAAGCCTTGCCCGCCGCTACGCGCGCCCGCACGCTCATCAAATGCAGCAACTATGGCCAGGCCGGCGCTATCAATTACTACAACCGGCACCGCAACATGCCGCCGGCGCAGAGCTTCAATGGCAGCTACCTGTTTTGGTTTCCGCAGCAGTTGCAGGGCTATCAATACATCATCAATATCGACGACGAGCCCGACGACCTGACGGCGTATTTCACCAGTTACCAGCGCGTGGCGGCCGTGCAGAATCCATATGCCCGCGAGCAGGGTACCGCTATTATGGTAGGTGCTGACCCTACCCCAGTCTTGCTGACGCGGGTGAGGCAGGAGCATCAAGCGGCACTCGAAGTCTGGGAAGGTGCTACGGTCAAATAA
- a CDS encoding branched-chain amino acid transaminase, producing the protein MYFTADTVVFLDGQFIPATQAQCSLYVPSLHYGHAVFEGIRAYQTANGPRVFKAKEHYERLQYSCRAIHMPLAYSVEELTALTYELLEKNNLTNAYIRPLVYAAEPSMGIKTPATSSLFLAAWEWDKYLGDQLMRLTISPYERPNPKAVPIEAKVSGHYANSIIASHEAKSRGYDEALLLDMNGYVAEGPGSNFFYEWDGALYTAPAGNILQGITRNTIIGLARDMGIPVFEEFFTPETLHHATGAFLTGTAAEVVGVASIDDHVFETPYEETIGAKLAAAYAALVREKVGARTTHPVAERSA; encoded by the coding sequence ATGTACTTCACCGCCGACACCGTTGTTTTTCTGGATGGCCAGTTTATCCCGGCCACGCAGGCGCAGTGCAGTCTTTATGTGCCGAGCCTGCACTACGGCCACGCCGTATTTGAGGGCATTCGGGCCTACCAAACGGCCAACGGGCCACGTGTTTTCAAGGCCAAAGAGCACTACGAGCGCCTGCAGTATTCCTGCCGCGCTATTCACATGCCGCTGGCCTACTCGGTAGAGGAGCTGACAGCCCTTACCTACGAACTGCTCGAAAAAAACAACCTCACCAACGCCTACATCCGGCCGCTGGTGTACGCCGCCGAGCCTAGCATGGGCATCAAAACGCCTGCTACCAGCAGCCTGTTTTTAGCGGCTTGGGAGTGGGACAAGTACCTCGGCGACCAGCTGATGCGCCTCACCATCTCGCCCTATGAGCGGCCCAACCCCAAGGCCGTGCCCATTGAGGCCAAGGTGAGCGGGCACTATGCCAACTCCATCATTGCCAGCCACGAAGCCAAGAGCCGCGGCTACGACGAAGCTCTGCTGCTCGATATGAACGGCTACGTGGCCGAGGGGCCCGGCTCCAACTTTTTCTATGAGTGGGACGGCGCCCTTTACACTGCCCCGGCCGGCAACATCCTGCAAGGCATCACCCGCAACACCATCATCGGGTTGGCGCGCGACATGGGTATTCCGGTGTTCGAGGAGTTCTTCACACCCGAAACCCTGCATCACGCTACTGGCGCCTTCCTCACCGGCACCGCCGCCGAGGTAGTGGGCGTGGCTTCCATCGACGACCACGTGTTCGAAACGCCTTACGAGGAAACAATTGGCGCCAAGCTGGCCGCTGCCTATGCAGCTCTGGTGCGCGAGAAGGTAGGGGCGCGTACTACACACCCAGTTGCCGAACGCTCTGCCTAA
- the ilvD gene encoding dihydroxy-acid dehydratase, translating into MILNKYSRIYTQDDSLPASQAMLIGSGLSDADLRKPFVGICSTGFEGNTCNMHLNGLADEVKRGVAAQGLVGLRFNTIGVSDGITNGNAGMRFSLVSREIIADSIEAMAGAHYYDALATVVGCDKNMPGALIAMARLNRPSLMVYGGTIRGGEFKGQQLNIVSCFEAYGKKVNGQISDEDYRGIIHNACPGPGACGGMYTANTMAAAIETLGMSVPASSSLPADSAAKTQECLDTGAYLRRLLELDLKPRDILTREAFENALVVVTVLGGSTNAVLHLIAIAHAAGVHLTMEDFQAVSNRVPVLADLKPSGKYLMEDLSKIGGVPAVQRTLLDHGLLNGDLMTVTGRTLAENLADVQPLGAEQDLLRPLSNPIKADGHIQMLYGNLATKGSVAKISGKEGLRFEGPAIVFNSEEELNQGITEHKIKAGQVVVIRYVGPKGGPGMPEMLKPTSAIMGAGLGDKVALITDGRFSGGTHGFVIGHVCPEAYDGGGLALVQDGDWIVLDATKNTINVQLSDEDLAQRRAAWQRPPLPVRQGVLLKYIRTVSDASHGCITDLFEEDQTGAPYPPAPSVQERGNLTTSNA; encoded by the coding sequence ATGATTCTCAATAAATACAGCCGCATCTACACTCAAGACGACAGCTTGCCGGCCTCCCAGGCCATGCTCATCGGCTCGGGCCTCTCGGATGCGGATTTGCGCAAACCGTTTGTGGGCATTTGCTCCACGGGTTTCGAAGGCAATACCTGCAACATGCACCTCAACGGCCTGGCCGACGAGGTGAAGCGTGGCGTAGCGGCGCAAGGGCTGGTAGGGTTGCGCTTCAACACTATTGGGGTAAGCGACGGCATCACGAACGGCAACGCTGGTATGCGCTTTTCTCTGGTTTCCAGAGAGATTATTGCCGATTCGATTGAAGCGATGGCGGGCGCACACTACTATGATGCGCTGGCAACAGTGGTAGGTTGCGACAAGAACATGCCCGGCGCGCTGATTGCCATGGCGCGGCTTAACCGGCCCTCGCTGATGGTGTACGGTGGTACTATCCGGGGCGGCGAGTTCAAGGGGCAGCAGCTCAACATTGTGTCGTGCTTCGAGGCGTATGGCAAGAAGGTAAACGGACAGATTTCGGACGAGGACTACCGCGGCATTATCCACAACGCCTGCCCCGGTCCCGGTGCGTGCGGCGGTATGTACACAGCTAATACTATGGCGGCGGCCATCGAAACGCTGGGCATGTCGGTTCCGGCATCATCGTCCCTACCCGCCGATAGCGCGGCCAAAACCCAGGAGTGCCTCGACACGGGCGCCTACCTGCGCCGCCTGTTGGAGCTAGACCTCAAACCCCGCGACATTCTGACGCGCGAAGCGTTTGAGAATGCGCTGGTGGTGGTGACGGTGCTGGGCGGCTCCACTAACGCTGTGCTGCACCTCATTGCCATTGCTCACGCCGCGGGCGTGCACCTTACCATGGAGGACTTCCAGGCCGTGAGCAACCGCGTACCGGTGCTGGCCGACCTCAAGCCCAGCGGCAAGTACCTGATGGAAGACCTATCGAAAATCGGAGGGGTGCCCGCCGTGCAGCGCACCCTGCTCGACCACGGCCTACTCAACGGCGACCTGATGACCGTGACCGGCCGCACCCTAGCCGAAAACCTGGCTGATGTGCAGCCCCTCGGCGCCGAGCAAGACCTGTTGCGTCCGCTCAGCAACCCCATCAAAGCCGACGGCCATATCCAGATGCTGTATGGCAACCTGGCTACCAAGGGTAGCGTGGCCAAAATCAGTGGTAAAGAAGGGCTGCGGTTTGAAGGTCCGGCCATTGTGTTCAACTCGGAAGAAGAACTGAACCAGGGCATCACCGAACACAAAATCAAAGCTGGTCAGGTGGTCGTGATTCGCTATGTAGGGCCGAAAGGCGGCCCCGGCATGCCGGAAATGCTGAAGCCTACCTCCGCCATCATGGGCGCCGGCTTGGGCGACAAAGTGGCGCTGATTACGGACGGCCGCTTCTCGGGTGGCACGCACGGCTTCGTCATCGGTCACGTGTGCCCCGAAGCCTACGACGGCGGCGGCCTGGCCCTGGTGCAAGACGGCGACTGGATCGTCCTCGATGCCACCAAAAACACCATCAACGTGCAGCTTTCCGACGAAGATCTGGCCCAACGCCGCGCCGCCTGGCAGCGCCCTCCGCTGCCCGTACGCCAGGGGGTGCTACTGAAGTACATCCGCACCGTGAGCGACGCCAGCCACGGCTGTATCACCGATTTATTCGAAGAAGACCAGACGGGAGCACCTTATCCCCCGGCCCCCTCTGTTCAGGAAAGGGGGAACCTAACGACTTCCAACGCCTGA